Part of the Chanodichthys erythropterus isolate Z2021 chromosome 13, ASM2448905v1, whole genome shotgun sequence genome is shown below.
ATGGCTTGAAGTTCTACCAGCCAAGCCCTTTGTCTGTGCTGGATCAATAACATGAAAAattgtttgttgttttcttcAGGCTGGAGTTTCAGTATGGGCTCAGCTTATCAGTTCCACAGCTGGAGGGTGTTTGTGGTGGTGTGCGCGCTTCCCTGCGTCTGTGCCGTGGTGGCCTTAATGTTCATGCCGGAGAGCCCGAGGTTCTACTTGGAGGCAAGTAGAACGTTATTATTATAGTTGTGGTGTAGATTTCgctattattatacatttagaatgatttttagtactatatctttattgttatcatcagtgttggggaaagttacttttaaaagtaatgcattttagtgcattactccctaaaaaaaggACCTAATAGCGCTActtagatatttttttaatggaaagtaatgttacattactttttcatTAGTTTTTCTCATCTAGAACTAatataaccatcatgtttattATATGTTTATTGTATCTCatcatggggacaggagagctgtcagtcattgtgaaaacaaaataacttacagtattttaaaaagcaactcagaattttgttgtaaattaaacagcttttttatttttatctgcaTGTTTACAAGAACATCAATTCTGTTTAAATGACTTGAATGCCTTGAAAATCTGAGGAAACTGTCTGACTTAAGGGAACACGACTCTCTTTGAAGCTAATGACGCGTGCTTGTCGTGACTCCCTACTCCCCCCTTCCAGGCCTGCCGTGGCAATAGAGGTGGGCGGCTGTCATCTAGCGCTGTGGTTTCCACTTAATCCAGTTAATCTCTTAGGGATTTTTCTTATTCTTTTCAGGTGGGGAAGCACGACGAAGCCTGGATGATCCTCAAGCAGATTCATGACACAAACATGCGAGCGCGTGGACAGCCCGAGAAAGTCTTTACCGTGAGTTGATTCCCTCACTGCACTAACTTTAAGCTGCTTAGAGCACCAACTATGCTTTAAAGTTGCTTAAATTCATGAATGATGGTCTCATCTTGCCCTGTATGTGGGCTTCATGGATGTTTTGGGTGTCATTTAGTGAGCTTCAGGAATTAGACAGATTGCAGCCTGCATCAAGGCTTTGTGAGCAGCCCAATGATGAAGATCAAACTGTCACAAATATTTGACACTTTTATACCTTCTTAAACATATTCTTTCTCTTTTGTATTACAGTTGTCTTAAAAAGTATTTGGATACTTAAATCAAActcaaaaatgtttacatttcattGCATTACAtaacaaaatacacattttggcAGACATTCTGTGGAATGAAGCCCATATGGCTTAGTCTTGTTTCTTTTTGTAGGTGAACAGAATTAAGATCCCAAAGCAGATTGATGAGTTTGTCGAGATGCAGAATGAATCCGGCAACGTTTTATCAAAAGCAATCTTCAGAATAAAGACTGAGCTTCATGGGGTGAGATTCATGATGTGTAACTTTTCAGAAATTAGATTACCTATgtgatcatttaaataaatgacaggatattttttatgatacaaataaaaataactccttaTTCTGTCCTTCCAGATTTGGTTGAACTTCTTGAAGTGTTTTAATTATCCATTGAAAGACATTACAGTGAAACTTGCTATTGTGTGGCTCTCACTGTCATTTGGGTAAGACCTTCCTTTTTGTGttatccatccgtccgtccatccatccgtccgtccatccatccatccatccatccatccatccatccatccatccatccatccatccatccatccagttttTAAAGAACTCCAATTCTTCTGCAGGTATTATGGTTTATCTGTGTGGTTTCCTGATGTCATCAAACACCTTCAGGCTGATGATTACGCCTCCAAAGTACAAAGGCATAACAGCGAACGCATTGAAGATTTCACCTTCAATTTCACCCTTGAGAACCAGATACACACTAATAGCATATTTATGAATGACAGGTGACTTATTCAAATGTTTATGTAACACTAATCTTCTTACAACctgaattccggaaatgttgggatgttttttaaatttgaataaaatgaaaactaaaagactttcaaatcacgtgagccaatattttattcacaatagaacatagataacataacaaatgtttaagcaaaatgagctcatttcaaatttgatgcctgctacaggtctcaaaattgTTTGGACGGggccatgtttaccatggtgtagcatatcttcttcttttcaaaacagtgtgaagacatccgggcatcgaggttatgagtttctagagttttggtgttggaatttggtcccgTTCTTGCTTGATATAGTGAAGAGTTCGTGGTCGTCTTTCATTtaatgatgtgccaaatgttcaCTATatgtgaaagatctggactgcattcaggccaattcagcacccggactcttctatgacgaagccatgctgttgtaatagctgcagtatgtggttttgcattgtcctgctgaaatacacaaggccttccctgaaatagatatcatctggaggggagcatatgttgctctaaaacaggggtgtcaaactcattttagATTGAGGGCCAgattggaaaaaaataatgtgtgggccaaattaattaattaatttaaaaaaaaatagttgcaTTAATATTAACCATATAAACAACAAATCATTTGCAATAAAACTAGTACATtgctctttaaaactgcatttgctTTTACAgcaattagatttttaaaataatgctttatttttttattagtaatgcacctattttgatttttcatgGCCAATTCCAATTTTTTTAGAAGCAAATGGCcaattctgatactggttgcagattttttttaaagcaaatttatttgttcaaaaaatatGTGTAGCTCTTTGATATCAGAggcaaaaactgtatttttatcacAATCCCAACAAAGATATCATGAGCATGaacagttgtttttaatttaaatgattgTATAATTTGAAgattaacagcaaaaacagcatggtctgactttagctttgtgaaattatgctgcATGAGACActtgaacaaaacaaaatcagcagacgtactgaatgaaaatgcaaattcactctctgacagtaggttgcgcttatggaacagcagtgatATAGCGTTTTCATGGTTACCTCTATACACAAAGCAGCACAGGCTACTACTTTAGTATTCAGTGTGTGCCTGTATTAACGTCCTGTTTACAGACTTTGTGaatatttataaactaaaaaaCTTTTGGATTTATGACCAgtggactagtgcatctctatttttttaatcacatttattttttattatagttcaaatcaTCCCCCGGGGCGGATTGGACACCTTTGTGGGCCGTGTTCGGCCCGATGGCCGTATGTTTGACACTCCTGCTCTAAAActtttatatacctttcagcattcatagtgccttccaaaacatgcaagctgcccataccgtatacacttatgcacccccataccatcagcgatgctacactctaaaaaatgtttggttaaaaacaacccaagttaggttgaaaatggacaaacccagcaattgggttgttttaacccagtggttgggttaaatgtttgcccaacctgctgggtagttttatttaacccaactactgattaaaaatgactatatgtctggcttaaaatgaatccaaaataggtgagaaattaaaaatcagacacataattactagaggcaacaataataatcaaaaggtgtacatttattaataaacaatttaataaatgtttattgtttattattcattatcttattaataaatgcttttggGTTCGATTTATGCAAGAAATACAgttatttttatacaacagttgatttaaataaaactacccagcacgttgggcaaacatttaacccaaccgctgggttaaaacaacccatttgctgggtttgtccattttcaacccaacttgggttgtttttaacccagcattttttagagtgtagcttttgaactgaatgctgataacatgctggaaggtctccttcctctttagcccggagggCACGGCatccgtgatttccaacaagaatgtcaaatttggacatAGAACACTTTTCGACTTTTCCAAACAgcccattttaaatgagccttggcccacaggacacaacagcacttctggaccatgttcacatatggcttcctttttgcatgatagaacTTTAGTTGgtatctgcagatggcacggcaaattgtgtttttaatttGCGAAGCCTTTACAATATaacgttgaggaacattgtttttaaagtattctacaatctttttacgcactctttcacagctcggCCCagctttacttctgagagactctgcctctctaagacatgtTACaaacctgatatcaattaacttaattagttgctaaaTGTTCTCCCAGCCGAATCTTTTCCAAATTTCTTGCTtcttcagccatttgttgcccccgtgccaacttttttgagacctgtagagGGCATcgaatttgaaatgagctcatttagtggataaaagtgtaaaatttctcagtttaaacatttgtaatgtcttttagtttttattttattcaaatgtaaaaaacgTCCCATTTCTGGATTTCGGGTTGTATCATTGTACTAATTCTTAATCTGTGTATGCCTGCATATTATTACATACAGTAAATCATTTCCTTTATTTCTTCCTCAGATTCACAAATATGAAATTCAAGTCTGTCACTTTCATCAATTCCACCTTTCAAAACTGCTTTTTTGAGGATGTAACATCAGTGGGATCTTTCTTTCGAAACTGCACATTCATTGAGGTTGTCTTCTACAACACTGGTAATGTCTTTTTGAAGACAAAACAGACCATTTTTCTGCATTTTACAACTTTGCTACATGTCTGTGCATGCTTAACCATCGCTTTCTACTGTggtttaatttattcatttgacAGACATTGATGATTCCAAACTGATAAATACAGACGTCATAAACGGTACATTTTACCACAACAAAACAGGCTGTCAAATGACGTTTGAGGATGATTATAGTGCATACTGGGTCTACTTTGTCAATTTCTTGGGAACATTGGCTGTTCTGCCTGGCAACATTGTATCTGCACTTCTCATGGACAAAATTGGCCGCTTGTCTATGTTAGGTGAGACAGAAATGTATACTAAAtattaagtgtgtgtgtgtgtgtgtatatatatatatatatatatatataatatatatgtgtgtgtgtgtatgagattaatacttttttgttattgtatgaaaaaaaatagaCTTTCTGTaagtattttgtttgttttatcagGATTTTCCATGATCCTGTCTGGTATTAGCTGCTTCTTCCTGTGGTTTGGCACCAGTGAGTCAATGATGATTGGGATGCTGTGCTTGTACAATGGGCTGAGTATCTCTGCCTGGAACTCCCTGGACGTTGTGACAGTAGAGCTGTTCCCTACGGACAGAAGGTGGGCTTGTTCTCGTACATAATAAAATATGCTAACAGTCACACAACAAAGCTGTTTAATGATCCCAAATCTCAAAGCTTATTAAATATCAATGTGACAccaactttttttctcttccACCCTCCCTCCACCTCTCTACAGAGGAACAGGATTTGGCTTCTGTAATGCCTTGTGCAAGCTAGCCGCGGTGATGGGAAATCTGATTTTTGGATCTTTAGTAGGCATCACCAAAGCTATCCCTATTCTCCTGGCCTCCTCTGTGCTCGTTGGCGGAGGTCTGGTGGGATTGCGACTACCTGACACCAGGTCTAATGTCCTCATGTAACCCTTGTGTCTGAGGTCTGGAGAAACTCAAAAGGCTTGACTTAATCTTCATTCATCATTATGGTACATTGTGTACTTACTTCcttacataaatgcatttactgtTTCAGTGGTGTTTCTATATAGCCAGGTGAAGGTTGGTGGTTCAAAACTTAGTCATCAAACAGTGGGTAAATATTTTGACAATCTTTAGACTTTCCTTTGCAATAATATCACTTGCACCTTCATACTGTATGGTTGATTCGACCAAAACCCTTGTGTTTCCTTGTGGCTTTTCAAGGGTTTGTAACGGCCTTGGAATGGACGTGAGTGTAAATATTAATGTCCCCTTATTAAGACTTGAGCAAAACAAGCTATTAATGAGCTTTCCAAACCTGCTGCAGATATGCGGAGAGGATGATCAGATACGCCGAGAGCTTGGCACAGCTGCATCACAGCTGGTTGACTGAACCCAGagagttaatgaagagatgagaGACTGAGACTGGTCTACTAGtaaacaactctttattcaGTGCCTAGTTTCAGATTTTGACTATATACTGAAAATATAATTGGAGTAGGGTTTGTTATCAAATTTCATTGAGTATTATGTTTTGGGAGGTTGAAACCCatctttttttaacagtattatcactgtatttttataatcaAGCCTTTTGCATATGTACTCCAACCTCTGATGAAAAGGCCACAAATGTGCACTGTACTCATGCTTTAAGTACAAGTATAATGTTCCTGCAGCCAGATTTATGAAAATCAAAAATCCTATTTTGTGCTCTTCAGATGTTTTATTCATATGAAGTGGAGTATATTTTGCTCACAAGCTTGATATTGTAAGTCAATTTGATTTCATATACAACAGACATGTTATCTGACTAGTTCTGCCACTTTGTGATTTGTCTAAAAGCAAATGGCCTTTTGAAACTGTGCCTCTCCTACATAAGATCATTATCATGTATGAACTTGAGGTAGCTGCTGTAATTCCATGGTCATTCGTGCAAACCATCTTACAATCTGACAGAAAGGACTGGTGAGAATCAGGCTGGTAATAAGCCTCTTTTATGTACAATGTCAAAGACTCATCTTGTTGACATGACAGGTTTACAGGTGCAGAGGGAGTTTAGATGTTCCGCCTCAACATATGGGGTCTACAATCTGTAGAGAGGGGAAGAGAGATGTGTTTGATAACCACATGACACATGATTCATTTACAAGTATCATTTCCAAGCCAAGGGAAGAGAATTCTGTGTTATTAGGTTGCTTCTACATAATGACTATACtgcaccattcaaaagtttgtggtcagtaccATTTTTTTATTCCGCAAGAATGcgttcaattgatcaaaagtgattttGATTTGTTACaatagatttctatttcaaattaatgctgttctttctatttatcaaagaatcttgaataaaaatgtatcactgtttccacaaaaatattagcaACACAACCTtaaacactgtgtgtgtgtgtgtgtgtgtgtgtgtgtgtgtgtatgtgtatatatatatatatatatatatatatatatatatatatatatatatatatatgtatatatgaagagtttcgttgcaaaacgagataaatccatttttttaatttttaaaaaatattgttttttggttgtgcattccaattaatatcaattcaactgcagttggtttgttttgatttaaaccttcagaacttaaaaaatacagctaagtagcaccataaaacaaaataataacatgataacataataataaacatgttttgacaaaaatgttaaaaacggatttatctcgttttgcaacgaaactcttcatatatatatatatatatatatataatatatatatatatatatatatatatatatatatatatatatatatataatatagctctggaaaaaattaagagaccacttaacattgatttctgaacttggagtggtctcttaattttttccagagctatatatatatcattttaaaatcttacagacctcaaacttttgaatgcagTGGAACGTTTTTGTTATACAGTTGTCTTTTATAGCCCATAGATAATGTCTTCATAATAATATCTATATTTGCCCCTAAAATGAAAGTACTTACAAGCCTCAGCAGTTTAATGTTTAGCAGTAAAATATTTTGCCAAGTCACATTTTACAGTTTAGCTTTTACAGTCAGTGCCAAACAGAGTTCTCTGAATATCATACATCAGTAGCGTTACTATTGTCTAGCTTTTGATATGTTTTGAGAGGTCTATAATAAGAAAATCCTCAAAGTATCgctgatgttttttaaaaatctgattTGGCTTCCAACTAACCAAAGTGGCTTAATGCTGTCTCAGTCTCAGCAAAGCTATGCAGTTTCTTGAAGGTGTTATTTAGGCCTATAAATGAGATTACACTGTAAATGATCATTGCTGTAGGCCTGCTGTCCTTGATCTAAGCCTGTCTTCATctgaaaaccttttttttttattattatttgtgcatatatttttattgttaacaCTGTATGGTATGATGTGTGTATGCTTTGTGACAGtacatactgtgtgtgtgtatatctgTGTATGGGTAAATGTGTGCTTATCTGTGTATATTTTGTACAGGGTTACAGTGATCGACTCAAAAGATGAATACTGTGTGTACACATTTTTGGTGACTGCAATGGATGAAGCTTTAATGTACGTACATCGCTGAAACTTTTCAGTGTTTATTTGTCATTGCAGCACTGTCCCTAAGAGCCAGCCATCCTGAGACATTGCTGATCAAAACTGCATGTATTAAACTTTTCGGGTGTGTGTGTTCTCATCTCTCCAGAGAATGTCGCACTGTTGTGTGTTTTATGGCAGAAAAATACAGAAGAATATAACTGTCATATTTTGTGAAGGTAATAAAGATGTGTTAAAAAGTGTCTGTGCCTGGAAATCCTTATTAGAATGTGAAGAGGATGAATTCTGGCCATGAGAAAAGACTGGTCAGATGTGGTTGTTGTAGTGTCAAAAGATTCAATATCAAAAATATTGTAGTTAGTTCACACCAAAATGACCccaaaattctgttatttactcatcatcatgtcattccaaacctactGTATATaacacacaaaagaagatattttgaagaactgtttttgtccatacaatgaaagtaaaCTAAACAAATTAGATCACATTACAGTATCTTGCTCTTTGGTCTTGATGCTATATTAAAATACAGACATTAGAAATGAAACTCAGAAAAAGGACAActtgaataaaatgtattttattttttctcactCATACTGATTAACAACCCTAACCTACAACACAGTGTTATAGTTTTGAGTGTCTGATGCTGTTTTTTCACGCTGtgattgtttttgtttagtgttttatagtttttcagtagattttttttttgttgttgtttaaaatgttaataaaacatatttgtgtTCTTTTAGTAAGAAGGAAactaaatgcatttttacaggaaaataaatatagaattaGATTTCAGTGCTTTCAAAATCTGTGATTATTTGtgactaaatattttattttatacactaCTTTTTGTTTAACATgcatgttttaattattaataataatcagtgatttatattaataataattgcatTACAAAGCATACAAAGCAAAGCATGCTTTATTAAGCTCCAGTTTATGAATTTTAGATTACTGTGATACCTGTTATGAATAGTAATTGTTGTATTCACATAATTTTCACTGCTCCAATCATGTGATCATATGCCTAAAATTGGAAACAATTTCAGAAGTgatttatttcatgtttaccACATGCATAGAAGCATTTaagaaacaataaaatatatttaccgGCCCTCGAAACTGATTGGCTGGCATGCTGTTACAAGAGTGCTGCAGAAAGAATGCAGCCTTGTCAGACACCTTTACTAATATTAAaccatttcacgagttcacatttacatataattaaatacagtaaaagttatgcgtatttggcgtgctgtctggGGGGAGGGCTCCGGACTCTGAATTTTGGCCCAAACCCAGAGCACTCCACTCGGTTGTGGTAAAAATAGATAGAACTTGAGGTGAGGAGATGGGGAGTagaggagggatgctgataaactaTCAAACGAACAGAGGTAAGTCTGCTGTATTATACCTcttgattaactgaatgctctttgttaataaaacatcattttgtgtttcctcattctGTTCAAACAGTTGCTTCCATTGATCCATCGATGACTTCCACATATATAATCAGTTTGAAGTTTCTTCCATGCAGTTAATTCTGGTGTTGTTGCCGTTGTCACAAGACTGTGATCTTCTGTCAAGAACATCAGGCCAATCCTCTCGTGTCCAGAAGGTGGTTTCATAGATGCAAACTCCTCACCTTTCAGCGACAACTCACCTTTTTGAGATCAAAATAGGTCACTTATGGGATTTGCGTATAGATCCAATGAAAAAGTGTGGTCTGAGATGTGGGAACGGTGAAGAGAGAGAGGGCAAATAGTTTGCGTTTTGCTCAGTATTGCCGTCTAATCAGCCAATATTGTCTTAAATAGCCATAGCACTTCATGCAGCTTctgaagaaagaagaaaaaaatgaggTTGAGATCATGCTGGAGGATTTGATGGAAACCGAATATGATTAAGTAATAGGCCcattgtaatgaatgtcattgcattgcATCTTATTTTTTGAAACTGTTGTAATCAGCTGTTGTTGTTATAAATTTCACTTAAATTACTCTGGAAACATTCTTGCCTTTTTCCTTTTCTTCCAGGCCAAGAGAAACTGGTTAAAGCAGATAAGGACATGAAGAGAAAGAAAGTCGACTTTAAAGCTGGCAGAGTGCTTTGTGTGAATAAACATCATGTCACTGATATtcctctgtgtgtctgtctcttGAAAACAGGGGAAAACTTATAGGGGGTCAGTGGAGAGTCCTTCGCTTCCCCAGTTCAATTCCTTGCTGAGTTGGGAGGCTTTTCTTTGTGGAGTTTGCatgtttgttgtgtatggattGCGCAGGTGTTTCTTTTACTGTACGCACTCTGGTTTCCCCAAAGGAGATTGCTGAAgggatgatgtatttttgtaggaAATGAgttgcattttagcacttgcggTTCCATCGTCCTGAAGTTAGTGGgctttttgaatgggtttttggttaaatgtctgaaataaggtctggttaacacaagctcaagatatttaatgttttagCCTACTCGACATAAAATACACCagtaatatgttttttaaagcttttacttgTCTTGGAAAAggcagttgctaacaagtggctaaatgggactaAAGAGGTTGTTGGGAACATTAAACCTTATCACCAAACAGGAAAACTCATACACACTAGTCGCTTTTACAGACTCATTGCTTTTATAAACACACTGGCTGCGTTCACACAATGttgtaattacagtaattataaGGTGACTCAATTATGCGTTTCTATAGCAACACTATCAAGACCAATATGAACAAAGCCACTgaaaggcaagcctgcaacatttagccaaaaaaaggtaatggctaatgctaacgcCCCGCCCCTGGCGGTACACAAGGAAGGAGACCAGAAGCtgtttttttgaatggatgtcaatggatgagaggcttcactgtgctgattaaacagcttttgtggggaaatagctaatcatttaattaatcaacagaaagtattgtttagtgtaaaacatgctgaagattagCAAACAAATattcagcat
Proteins encoded:
- the sv2ca gene encoding synaptic vesicle glycoprotein 2Ca isoform X2 encodes the protein MDDTAQQDTSSLMKGARDIAKEAKRQAAKKVNKVVDRASNEYSHSRAYHRFQDEDDDCYSQPDGNYTGPNANDEEGSSDATEGHDDEDEIYEGEYQGIPSDAKPRDGLVALGQPLADGLKDQRELENERQADEEELAQQYELIIQECGHGRFQWQLFFTLGLALMSDGVEVFVVGFVLPSAETDMCVPDSSSGWLGSIVYVGMMVGAFFWGGMADKVGRRQCLLICMSMNGFFAFLSSFVQGYGVFLLCRTLSGFGIGGAVPIVFSYFAEVLAREKRGEHLSWLCMFWMIGEIYASAMAWAIIPHYGWSFSMGSAYQFHSWRVFVVVCALPCVCAVVALMFMPESPRFYLEVGKHDEAWMILKQIHDTNMRARGQPEKVFTVNRIKIPKQIDEFVEMQNESGNVLSKAIFRIKTELHGIWLNFLKCFNYPLKDITVKLAIVWLSLSFGYYGLSVWFPDVIKHLQADDYASKVQRHNSERIEDFTFNFTLENQIHTNSIFMNDRFTNMKFKSVTFINSTFQNCFFEDVTSVGSFFRNCTFIEVVFYNTGFSMILSGISCFFLWFGTSESMMIGMLCLYNGLSISAWNSLDVVTVELFPTDRRGTGFGFCNALCKLAAVMGNLIFGSLVGITKAIPILLASSVLVGGGLVGLRLPDTRSNVLM
- the sv2ca gene encoding synaptic vesicle glycoprotein 2Ca isoform X1; amino-acid sequence: MDDTAQQDTSSLMKGARDIAKEAKRQAAKKVNKVVDRASNEYSHSRAYHRFQDEDDDCYSQPDGNYTGPNANDEEGSSDATEGHDDEDEIYEGEYQGIPSDAKPRDGLVALGQPLADGLKDQRELENERQADEEELAQQYELIIQECGHGRFQWQLFFTLGLALMSDGVEVFVVGFVLPSAETDMCVPDSSSGWLGSIVYVGMMVGAFFWGGMADKVGRRQCLLICMSMNGFFAFLSSFVQGYGVFLLCRTLSGFGIGGAVPIVFSYFAEVLAREKRGEHLSWLCMFWMIGEIYASAMAWAIIPHYGWSFSMGSAYQFHSWRVFVVVCALPCVCAVVALMFMPESPRFYLEVGKHDEAWMILKQIHDTNMRARGQPEKVFTVNRIKIPKQIDEFVEMQNESGNVLSKAIFRIKTELHGIWLNFLKCFNYPLKDITVKLAIVWLSLSFGYYGLSVWFPDVIKHLQADDYASKVQRHNSERIEDFTFNFTLENQIHTNSIFMNDRFTNMKFKSVTFINSTFQNCFFEDVTSVGSFFRNCTFIEVVFYNTDIDDSKLINTDVINGTFYHNKTGCQMTFEDDYSAYWVYFVNFLGTLAVLPGNIVSALLMDKIGRLSMLGFSMILSGISCFFLWFGTSESMMIGMLCLYNGLSISAWNSLDVVTVELFPTDRRGTGFGFCNALCKLAAVMGNLIFGSLVGITKAIPILLASSVLVGGGLVGLRLPDTRSNVLM